AGACATTGGATGCGTTGATGCCACAACTATCTCCTAAGGATTTCTTTAGGATCAATCGAAGCACGATTATTCAATTTGATGCCATCAAAAATATTGCTGTACATTCCAATGCCCGGCTAAAAATATACCTTAAACATTATGAATCGGATGAGCTTATTGTCTCCCGGGAGAAAGTCTCAGTCTTCAAAAAATGGCTTGACAATTAGTCTTGCCGTTCCCAAAAAGTACGATAGGGTAATTGCTTTACAAGAGAAATAGGCTAGCATAAAAAATGGCCCGTCAAATTTAGCGTTTGGCAGACATAACCAAGCTAAGACAAAGCGCGAAACTAAGCTACATATTGATTCGATAATTTAGCGGAATACTAAATCGAAGAGACACCGCAAACCCCTTTATCGGATTATAATCTCTTTTTTCATTGATTGAAAATCCATAACCAAAATCAAGATCCACCAATGTAGCCAAGCTCACCCCAACTTTGGGGGTAATGGTATATGGAGTAAGTTCTGTACGAACAAAAGGAGTCAAGACATAGGTTTGGGGATAATACGTTATTGCAGCCTCAGGGATTACGGCAAACTTTTTTTGTGTCCAAGTAAAGTTTGCTGTTGCATCTGCTCGCAGTATATGATCTCCACTAAAAGGGAATGCGAAATAAGCACCCGTTTTTAATACACTGCCTTTTTGGAACTGATAACTCAGTGAAGGACCGATTAAATAATCTTGCGCTTTTAGGTTGCTAACCAGCGTTAACAACGCAACAAGCGGCCCCAGGAGTTTATAGATCGTCTTACTGCACATTTTCCAATTAATAAATATGAAAATTGAGCGGAATATTTACCCCCACTGAAACGGTAATTCCGTCAATCGGCTTAAAATTTTTCTTCGTATTATAATCAAATCCATAACCTATTCCCAGATCCACAATGGAGAATAGACTGGCCCCCACTTTTGGCGTTATGGTGTAAGGTGTTAACTCTGCTTTCACAAAAGGGAAAAGAACAAAATCATTTAGATAGTAAGTAAATCCCAGCTCTGGAATAACCGTCGTTTTATCTTCCATCCAGCTGAAATTAGCTCCGGCATCAATTTTCATATATTGAAAATCATTAGGTGCAAATAAGCCCCAGCCCGAAACTTTCAGAAAATTGCCACTTTGATACTGATAGCCAACTGAAGGACCCCAGATCCATTTATTATGTTGTTTCCAGGGCTTATCTTGTGCTTTAGACAACGTAGTAAAGAGAAAAAGGATAGTAAATAACGATAATATTCTTAGTTTCATCCAGCTAAATTACAAACTATAATCTATTTTATGGAATACAACAGGTGCATACCAGAATAGTTTTACTTAAGACAGAAAAACAGTAAATATATACACACACAGTTGATGAACAAAAGTATAGTTTAGGCCGGTCTTTAATAAGGTAATATCTTGATTCGGATAAACTGTGATCGTTCGTTCAACGATCCTTCATCGCCCCAATAGCCATCAATATGGTTGGCAGCAGTATATATACATCCATCGTTGCCCCAGAACATCAATTCCTCTTTCCAGGTTGGCATCCACTCTTTAAAACTAACAAAAAGCATCGGCGTCACCTTTCCTTGTTTCACGTGGAAGAGCTGCAAGTCACCTGTCGATTCATATGGATCGGCGTGCAAAGTCATCAGATAATTTTTATCGGCAGAAAAGTAGGGATAATCCCCACATTCCACAATTAGATGACCATCCCGTTTATCAAAAAGTCGCACATCAGCACTTTCCCAGTAATTCCCATCAACGGCAAAAGCATTTAGAAAATCATAATGTCCTTTATAAGAATAACTGGCTTCCAATTCATTATCGATATCCTTATCCGTAAAAGTTAACTTTTTCCCATTGGTCAAAGGCAATTCCAAGATCTTTCCGTTTTTAGGATAAGACAGGGTATCCTTGATCAAATAATTTTTGGCCGTATTCTGAGCGGCTAGGAACGTTTGTTTATCAATCAACTCTAACTGGAGATACTTATCTAAAGAATGCCCCTTTTCATAATACATTTCTTTACCATTTATAGTAAGAGAGACGATTGAATTTAAATCTCTGGGGGAAATTGTAATCTGATCCTGTTTCCCCAGCCTGGACTTCGCTACATACACTTTTTCCCATCGTGTAATATCACCTGTTTCGCCATTTTCCCCTTTGTAATCGCGCTGTATACGGTCCATGACAGCAACCCATTCTCCTTCTTCACCGATCACATCCAGCTTGGTGCCATAGGGATATTTTCCTAATAGCGGAGCCGCTCCATCTGCACCTTGTCTAAGTTCGACTCCAGCACGATCAACAACATAGGTGTTTTTTAAAACCTTTGTCTTGTCATAGTCAATCGGCAAAGGAGGAAATTTAGCAGCATTCATCGTATCCTTCACGGCAATGGTTTTAAGTTCAGAAGAATCCTTTAAATCTGTATTATTAACCTTCGTATTGTGACCACAGCTCAAGATTCCCATGAATAATGTTGCTCCAAGGAATAAAGATAGGGGTGAAAATAGTTGTCTATTCATAAAGGTCAAGGTAGCGATTCCCATGCCAAAAAAAATACTGGTTTTCAGGGGTTCTCCGAGAGCCAATACGATTATCCAAAGGTTCACAGTTTTAGCGAGGTAAAATCTAAAGCTCATTCCAAATTTGAACGAGATCCTTTGAATAGGATATCTATAGCCACAAAGGCTCGTTAAAAACCTGAGGAATTTTTAGTCTCTTAGCCATAAATTTTTCCCTTTAATTTGTAAACCGGCCTCTGACTTCCGTGCATGCACAATGGTACTAATGATAGCGATAAAGATGGTCAAGAAGCGGAAAAAATTGCTCCATCCATTTCCTGCAGCATTGTCTGCAACATCAAAAATCATCCATGCCGAATTCATCAAAACATGAAGTGCTATCGGTATCCAAAGATTAAAACTCCATTCGGCATACAACCACGAAAATAGGATAGAGCCGAAGAAAGTCGTACAAAAAATCAGGGTCAATTCTACGAAATCCTGACTCTGATAAAGATGCAGTATAGCAAAAAGGAATGAGGTGGCTAAAATGGATGGAATAAAACCTAGTCGCGTATAGCGAAAAACTAAACCAAAAAAATAGGCACGAAAGATCACTTCTTCAAAAAAACCCGATGACACACTATTTATTAATAGCGCATTTGGATCTATTTTGCGATTTAAGGTAAAAACAATGGCATACCCCAAGAACATGGGTAAGGTGGCTATAATTCCAAAAGAAAGCCCCTGTAAAAAAGAGCCTTTTAACCCAAATTTTTCCAAGAATTCATTCTGCCCTTTCGGTTTAAGTAGCATTGCCCCTAAAAGCAGTGGTATAAGGCTAATTGCATACGTCAGTACATGCCCCAAAAATCTACTGTGGACATAGTTGCCTATCATGGATTGCAGTATTGCAAAAAACAAATAATCAAGGATAAAGTATATTCCGAAGAAAAGAAATAATACCAGTAGGTTTAAACTTTTTGTGTTCATCTTTTTTTGAGCAAAATTATGCCCTTAACGATGAGTATACAAAGTTATGTGGCGTATGGCAAGATTTAGGGATGATTGACCATAGCGTGGGTGGTCTGCCCTATAAGTAGGGGCTAACGGATTTCAAAGCAGACCTCGAAATAACAGCACAATCTTCGGTATCTGCAAAACGTAACAAAAAGCCCTTGGCATTCCCTTCCTTTACAATGATTTTTTCAAAGTTGACAAGAAAGGACCGATGACATCGGTGAATAGACTTTGTATTGAACAGTTCAGACAAGCGACTTAACGTAATTCGCACCAGCCGCTTCTTCACCGCACCATCCATCCTAAAATAGATCATGCAATAATTATCCATCGATTTCGCAAAAATAAAATCGCTTGGCAGCAACTTCAAAAGTTGACTACCATTGGGAATATCGACCATGGCCAAATGGCAGTCATTCCCTTGGCTCAATATCATAGCCGGCTTTATCGAAAGACTTCCAATCGGCGAGTTATTTTTTTTATGATGTGAATGACGCTTATCAACTCGAAGCAAAAAATAAATCGTAGCGATAGGGCTGTAAAGTGAAAGCGTATAGCATCCAATATAGGGGAGGTTATCCCACTGCAAAGGGGCTTTATTGATGATCCAACCATGATAGACAAAATTTAAAAAACTTGATAATAGGAACACAAGAAAAATACGAATTAGTTCTATCCCAACCGTTCCCCTTTTTTTACGTAAGAGGATAGAAATTAAGACGTATGCAAAGGATAATATAACCCCGTATCCAGATAACAAGCTAAATTTATGGGCATGCTCAAAATTATACGTTCCAAATGGCTGAAAAACCAGCAGGAATACATACGCTGATAAGCCGAGTAAGAAGGCATATATGAACAGCTCTCTTATGGAGACAATTTCGGGAATTATGCTATTTAAATAACTTAAAACAGGTTTTTTATAGATCATGATTGCATAAATTTAGCGTTTTTCTTGTAATTAAAAGCGTACAGTAATAAAGACTTCTTCAAAAAAGGTAGAGAGAACAAAAATTTATAGCGAAAAAAGTGAAATATATTGAATTTATAATTTAACTTAGAAGATATTTTTTCAAGCATATATTAGGCCGCTGGAATTAAAATTGATTTGTCATATTATATATTAACGTAATTCTCCAAGCTATGCGTTTAGGTCAACTACTTACTTTATTTTTTTGTTCGACTTTTATCCTTGTTGTCCAAGCACAGGAAAAGCAAATTTTAATAGAAAATGTTAAACTGCTTGACTATACAACTCAAACGTTAACTGCAGCAAAACATGTTTTGATAAACGGGAACACGATTCAGACCA
The Sphingobacterium multivorum genome window above contains:
- a CDS encoding SH3 domain-containing protein, with the protein product MNLWIIVLALGEPLKTSIFFGMGIATLTFMNRQLFSPLSLFLGATLFMGILSCGHNTKVNNTDLKDSSELKTIAVKDTMNAAKFPPLPIDYDKTKVLKNTYVVDRAGVELRQGADGAAPLLGKYPYGTKLDVIGEEGEWVAVMDRIQRDYKGENGETGDITRWEKVYVAKSRLGKQDQITISPRDLNSIVSLTINGKEMYYEKGHSLDKYLQLELIDKQTFLAAQNTAKNYLIKDTLSYPKNGKILELPLTNGKKLTFTDKDIDNELEASYSYKGHYDFLNAFAVDGNYWESADVRLFDKRDGHLIVECGDYPYFSADKNYLMTLHADPYESTGDLQLFHVKQGKVTPMLFVSFKEWMPTWKEELMFWGNDGCIYTAANHIDGYWGDEGSLNERSQFIRIKILPY
- a CDS encoding CPBP family intramembrane glutamic endopeptidase, whose amino-acid sequence is MNTKSLNLLVLFLFFGIYFILDYLFFAILQSMIGNYVHSRFLGHVLTYAISLIPLLLGAMLLKPKGQNEFLEKFGLKGSFLQGLSFGIIATLPMFLGYAIVFTLNRKIDPNALLINSVSSGFFEEVIFRAYFFGLVFRYTRLGFIPSILATSFLFAILHLYQSQDFVELTLIFCTTFFGSILFSWLYAEWSFNLWIPIALHVLMNSAWMIFDVADNAAGNGWSNFFRFLTIFIAIISTIVHARKSEAGLQIKGKNLWLRD
- a CDS encoding LytTR family DNA-binding domain-containing protein, which codes for MIYKKPVLSYLNSIIPEIVSIRELFIYAFLLGLSAYVFLLVFQPFGTYNFEHAHKFSLLSGYGVILSFAYVLISILLRKKRGTVGIELIRIFLVFLLSSFLNFVYHGWIINKAPLQWDNLPYIGCYTLSLYSPIATIYFLLRVDKRHSHHKKNNSPIGSLSIKPAMILSQGNDCHLAMVDIPNGSQLLKLLPSDFIFAKSMDNYCMIYFRMDGAVKKRLVRITLSRLSELFNTKSIHRCHRSFLVNFEKIIVKEGNAKGFLLRFADTEDCAVISRSALKSVSPYL